From the Helicoverpa zea isolate HzStark_Cry1AcR chromosome 28, ilHelZeax1.1, whole genome shotgun sequence genome, one window contains:
- the LOC124643792 gene encoding uncharacterized protein LOC124643792: MDKTQEPPKKCYCARCFLPVEAEDRVDIEGQSFHRLCSMCCVCRTIPPSLKMFYGHVFCNECFKMHVLSRFRGDNPRMHSNSWWMQWAPGTKPQEANCQNESKETRSEDQPAPEEPQKKCICARCLQSVDENEKVNISGQSFHPQCAKCYFCHTIPTDNIKIYYGQVFCEECFNKHVLNRNKDNPSEFFKNCFEQWQNNTQFAENMREFLAGNKESAPFIFMMQGQQPPFCRCGTGPQDWFQNNEPKKCLVHASTVHPLSEDERENSTMQTATPAVSIGEASFGTWDLSFENRTEVSDMPESCQAIDESANVENSNVSAAEKIEKLTKYLHERGLSGPEKLMKKWQNFNENDKFSNGSDYEEHSYCRWVDLQEPKRSAPLDCPKCLWQCGPIYVNSDYLQKEVCCGEIYE; encoded by the exons ATGGATAAGACACAGGAGCCACCCAAGAAATGTTACTGTGCGAGGTGCTTTCTTCCCGTCGAAGCTGAAGATAGGGTCGATATCGAAGGGCAAAGCTTCCACAGGCTTTGTAGCATGTGCT GCGTCTGCCGAACGATTCCTCCATCACTAAAGATGTTCTACGGCCACGTGTTCTGCAATGAATGCTTTAAGATGCACGTGCTATCGCGATTCAGGGGCGACAACCCCCGCATGCATTCCAATAGCTGGTGGATGCAGTGGGCGCCTGGCACGAAGCCGCAAGAGGCTAACTGTCAAAATGAGAGCAAAG AAACGAGATCCGAAGACCAACCAGCACCAGAAGAGCCACAAAAGAAATGCATCTGCGCGCGCTGCCTGCAGAGTGTCGACGAGAATGAGAAGGTGAACATCAGTGGGCAGAGCTTCCACCCCCAGTGTGCTAAGTGCT ACTTCTGCCACACGATCCCCACGGACAACATCAAGATATACTACGGACAAGTGTTCTGTGAAGAGTGCTTTAACAAGCACGTTCTAAACCGGAATAAGGACAACCCATCAGAGTTCTTTAAGAACTGCTTCGAGCAATGGCAGAATAATACTCAGTTTGCTGAGAACATGAGGGAATTCCTCGCAGGGAATAAGGAGAGCGCGCCTTTTATATTCATGATGCAAGGACAGCAGCCGCCGTTCTGTCGGTGTGGCACCGGACCCCAGGATTGGTTTCAGAATAATGAGCCAAAGAAAT GCCTTGTGCACGCCAGTACAGTTCACCCCTTATCCGAAGACGAGCGTGAAAATAGTACTATGCAAA CTGCAACACCCGCCGTATCAATCGGAGAAGCTTCGTTTGGCACCTGGGACTTATCGTTCGAGAACCGGACCGAAGTCTCGGATATGCCCGAATCGTGCCAAGCCATCGACGAATCAGCAAACGTGGAAAATTCTAACGTGTCTGCAGCAGAAAAAATCGAAAAGCTGACAAAATATCTTCACGAGAGAGGTTTAAGTGGACCAGAAAAACTCATGAAAAAATGGCAAAACTTCAATGAGAATGATAAATTTTCGAATGGCTCCGATTATGAAGAGCATTCGTATTGCCGATGGGTGGACCTACAAGAGCCAAAGCGTAGTGCCCCATTGGATTGTCCTAAGTGTTTGTGGCAGTGTGGTCCTATTTATGTAAACAGTGATTATTTGCAAAAAGAAGTTTGTTGTGGAGagatttatgaataa